A window from Salvia miltiorrhiza cultivar Shanhuang (shh) chromosome 2, IMPLAD_Smil_shh, whole genome shotgun sequence encodes these proteins:
- the LOC131009920 gene encoding uncharacterized protein LOC131009920, with translation MTDTARNLLHSYCHVHHPIILGIIEPKTNFLHIPASFWNSINLTPFHQNDRAPHASNIWILIATGVTCSLIMSTEQMVIFDILFSSYSFRVAIVHGSCNYITRRILWDDISSCMVPQMVILGTLMLCLELMSGVDAGFQVGFHVENFKLSLIVILSFKLPPLGLFFTWTDKRKFPMTTESVLDRTLFSEDFAAQWHSSESLVLPRLGSDHAPILLKCSAPPNTSGARPFRFLNMWSSHSDFIPMVQRSWAPIVDSNCPMVRMMHKLKRLRKELKIWNKSTFGNFNTSLEELYNKLSSLQAHIDNVGYSEALFDQEVELEASISVMLSRQEDLLRQKSRIRWLQDGDRNTQFYHNMVRMKRASHTIKHLEINDVLVEDHNTLASHVENFYKSLFAEDSNPGGDLSWISNYIASSLTLDQKSSLVTCPTATEIKAVVFAMDKDSAPGPDGFGGTFYRSAWDIIEHDFTSVIRRFFTHHYLPSGLNSNTLSLLPKKVDAKVISDYRPIVLGNFFFKVIAKILAIRLNAAAATIVSNNQFGFILGRSIHECITLASEGANCMERSLHGKNMALKVDIHKAFDTLRWDFLLFVLQEFGFPNIFCSWIKTILSSARISIRFSGALYGYFECGRGVRQGDHLSPILFALAEDVLSRIFQDAVNRGLITGMRFSRSLSFPSHLLYADDVLLFCQASKRNCIMIDSILQLYATVSGQYCNKHKSTLYFGKGVSPGRRSRLQQILDFNIGSMPFTYLGVPIFSGRASSAKLRPIYDRILAHFPRWQGAQLSMAGRLCLVSSVINSAAVHSMLVYKWPAKLLHALDRACRSFIWTGSTLKKPSFSVSWIRARALKEHGGIGVKSFSDINNSFMFRLGWFIMNMNSFGYRLLRQKYLTQTMDWASQWASSSIWTGVRRTIREIVSDTFCTIGTGDSIYFWRDNWLGYRLIDKLHIPMFMTPYFSQKISDYYFDNKWHLTSSFIQSFPRIALDIISTPIPGLSDDRSWIHSGFGNITATSAFAHIRPQFPKVDWGSWIWAPFIPARRSLFVWRTIVGKLPTFDMNRLLGIQGPNRCTLCSAAEETMDHVLLNCSFSASIWADVFRWFLIEQSLPLDVGSMIRFSIHQNNSKQVGNLWKVRVVSLLWSLWSHRNNVIHKNLAPSRHLILKQVRVFLCEAANNFVLGTMANSISDLLILKNLSIAGQPRKPFSYIYVAWQLPPPSWIKVNIDGSVRDWRIHAGGVFRNAFNDVLGCYHFSGGQGVAFEAELLAIIIAIESVHRAKWERVWFESDSSYVVQLLQSLSETLKN, from the exons ATGACGGACACGGCACGTAATTTGCTTCACAGTTACTGTCATGTTCATCATCCTATTATTCTGggcattattgagcctaagactaACTTTCTTCATATTCCGGCCTCCTTCTGGAACTCTATCAATTTGACTCCTTTCCATCAAAATGATCGCGCCCCTCATGCTTCCAACATCTGGATTCTCATCGCCACCGGGGTTACCTGCTCGTTGATTATGTCCACGGAGCAGATGGTTATTTTTGACATCTTGTTTTCTAGCTATTCTTTCAGAGTGGCTATTGTTCACGGGAGTTGTAATTATATCACTCGCAGGATTCTTTGGGATGATATCTCTTCTTGTATGGTCCCTCAAATGGTGATTCTGGGGACTTTAATGCTGTGCTTGGAGCTCATGAGCGGCGTGGACGCCGGTTTCCAAGTCGGGTTTCATGTAGAGAATTTCAAGCTTTCATTGATAGTCATACTCTCATTCAAGCTCCCACCTCTGGGCCTTTTTTTTACTTGGACGGACAAACGTAAATTTCCTATGACTACTGAGTCTGTGCTGGACCGCACTCTTTTCTCCGAGGATTTTGCTGCGCAATGGCACTCTTCTGAGAGCCTGGTTTTGCCTCGTCTTGGCTCTGACCATGCTCCTATTTTGCTTAAATGTTCCGCTCCTCCTAATACCTCTGGCGCTCGTCCTTTTCGTTTCCTGAACATGTGGAGTTCTCACTCTGATTTTATTCCAATGGTTCAGCGTTCTTGGGCTCCTATTGTTGATTCGAATTGCCCCATGGTGCGTATGATGCACAAGCTGAAACGTTTGAGGAAGGAGCTCAAAATTTGGAATAAATCCACTTTTGGGAACTTCAACACTTCGCTTGAGGAGCTCTATAATAAGCTCTCTTCTCTTCAGGCACATATCGATAATGTTGGCTATTCTGAGGCGCTCTTTGATCAAGAAGTTGAGCTTGAAGCCTCTATCTCGGTCATGCTCTCTCGGCAAGAGGATCTGCTTCGCCAGAAAAGTAGAATTAGATGGCTCCAGGATGGAGATCGAAATACTCAGTTTTATCATAACATGGTGAGAATGAAGCGCGCTAGCCATACTATCAAGCATCTTGAGATTAACGACGTGCTGGTTGAAGATCATAACACTTTGGCGTCTCATGTGGAAAACTTTTATAAATCTCTTTTTGCGGAGGATTCCAATCCTGGGGGCGATCTTTCGTGGATTAGTAATTATATCGCCAGTAGCCTCACTTTGGATCAGAAGTCATCTTTGGTTACTTGTCCGACGGCGACGGAGATCAAAGCGGTGGTCTTTGCTATGGACAAAGATAGCGCTCCAGGCCCGGATGGCTTTGGAGGTACTTTCTATCGTTCCGCTTGGGACATTATTGAGCATGATTTCACTTCCGTCATCAGAAGATTCTTCACTCATCATTATCTCCCTTCGGGTCTCAATTCCAATACTCTGAGCCTTCTTCCCAAGAAAGTTGATGCCAAGGTTATCTCTGATTATCGTCCCATCGTTCTTggcaatttctttttcaaagttATTGCCAAGATTCTGGCGATCCGGCTGAATGCTGCTGCGGCCACCATCGTCTCCAACAAtcaatttggttttattttaggACGTTCTATTCATGAGTGTATCACTCTTGCCTCGGAAGGGGCGAACTGCATGGAGAGGTCTTTACACGGCAAAAACATGGCTCTCAAAGTCGACATTCATAAGGCCTTTGATACGCTTAGATGGGATTTTCTTCTGTTCGTGCTTCAAGAGTTTGGCTTCCCCAATATTTTCTGCTCTTGGATCAAAACTATTCTCAGCTCGGCTCGCATCTCTATTCGGTTCAGTGGTGCTCTCTATGGCTATTTCGAATGCGGTCGGGGGGTAAGACAAGGAGATCATTTGTCTCCCATTCTTTTTGCCTTGGCGGAAGATGTTCTTAGCCGTATTTTTCAGGATGCTGTTAATCGGGGTTTAATCACCGGCATGCGTTTCTCGAGATCTTTGAGTTTCCCTTCTCATCTGCTTTACGCTGACGATGTGCTCCTGTTCTGTCAGGCCTCCAAGCGTAATTGCATTATGATAGACTCGATTCTTCAGCTCTATGCCACGGTCTCTGGTCAATATTGCAACAAGCATAAGTCTACTCTTTACTTCGGGAAAGGGGTGTCTCCTGGGCGACGTTCTCGGCTTCAACAGATTTTGGACTTCAACATTGGCTCCATGCCTTTCACATACTTGGGAGTGCCTATTTTCTCGGGTCGAGCTTCTTCTGCTAAGCTTCGACCTATCTATGATCGGATTCTTGCCCATTTCCCTAGGTGGCAAGGTGCTCAACTCTCTATGGCGGGCAGGCTCTGCTTAGTTTCTTCTGTTATCAACAGTGCTGCGGTACATAGCATGCTTGTTTATAAATGGCCGGCGAAACTTCTGCATGCTCTCGACAGAGCTTGTAGATCGTTCATCTGGACTGGGAGTACTCTGAAGAAACCTTCCTTTTCTGTGAGTTGGATCAGAGCTCGTGCTCTGAAGGAACATGGCGGCATTGGAGTCAAATCATTCTCTGACATCAATAATAGTTTCATGTTTCGGCTGGGTTGGTTTATTATGAACATGAACAGCTTCGGCTATCGGCTGCTTCGTCAGAAATATCTCACTCAGACCATGGATTGGGCTTCCCAATGGGCGAGTTCGTCGATTTGGACTGGTGTTAGAAGGACGATTCGGGAGATTGTTTCGGATACCTTCTGCACGATTGGCACTGGAGATTCGATTTATTTTTGGAGAGATAATTGGCTCGGGTATAGACTGATCGACAAACTTCATATTCCGATGTTCATGACACCCTATTTCTCTCAGAAGATTTCAGACTACTACTTTGATAATAAGTGGCACCTCACTTCTAGTTTTATACAGTCTTTCCCGCGCATTGCTCTCGACATCATATCTACCCCCATTCCTGGATTGTCTGACGACAGATCCTGGATTCACTCGGGTTTCGGGAACATTACTGCTACTTCGGCCTTTGCTCACATACGACCTCAGTTCCCTAAGGTCGACTGGGGCTCCTGGATTTGGGCCCCTTTTATCCCAGCTCGGCGATCTCTCTTTGTCTGGCGCACTATTGTTGGCAAGCTCCCTACCTTTGATATGAATCGCCTCCTGGGTATTCAGGGGCCTAACCGCTGCACTTTATGCTCGGCAGCGGAAGAGACGATGGATCACGTTCTGTTGAACTGTTCCTTCTCGGCTTCCATTTGGGCGGATGTCTTtcgttggtttttgattgagcaATCTTTGCCGTTGGACGTGGGCAGCATGATTCGTTTCTCTATCCACCAGAATAACAGCAAACAAGTTGGCAATTTATGGAAAGTTAGGGTGGTCTCTCTCCTCTGGAGTCTCTGGTCTCACCGCAACAACGTCATACACAAAAATTTAGCACCTTCACGCCACTTGATTCTCAAGCAGGTCCGGGTTTTTCTTTGTGAAGCGGCCAACAATTTCGTCCTTGGCACTATGGCCAACTCGATTTCtgatcttctcattcttaagAATCTTTCCATCGCTGGACAACCCAGGAAGCCTTTCTCCTATATTTACGTTGCTTGGCAACTTCCCCCTCCgtcttggattaaagttaatattGATGGTTCGGTTCGTGATTGGAGGATTCATGCGGGGGGCGTCTTTAGGAATGCCTTCAATGACGTTCTTGGTTGTTATCATTTTTCAGGCGGCCAGGGGGTTGCGTTCGAAGCAGAGCTTTTAGCTATTATTATTGCGATTGAATCTGTGCATCGTGCCAAATGggagagagtttggtttgaGTCGGATTCTTCTTACGTGGTTCAGCTTCTTCAGTCGCTCTCTGAgacg ctGAAAAATTAG
- the LOC131008593 gene encoding tubby-like protein 8, which produces MAGCMKTSISLQNSYTSLYRNPLMEQKNSNEGAGNAVPQIRRNLAAATDDKENSSPNVTVKTDSNGRKYAADILKEFPSAKSQMRENLLKPSSLELCIKKHEPDSNVGLRVWESLDSGRSNSANVWDYSDSESAPVSSWSTLPNRALLCRPLPVDVGRCTCIIVKESSPDGFDGGTLYTLYTNEGKGRQNRKLAVAHHRRRRGRSEFVVAQSARGIVAPSEDSLIGVVTSNILGSKYHIWDQGHYSNSLTKHPKLLAAVKFMSTVSTWSGNYRSMKAWIPKHQSMQLKNTNQIQHMNGLPTEWEGSKDRVHNLFSKVPIYNKFTRQYELDFRDRGRAGLKIQSSVKNFQLTMEKNGKQSILQLGRVGKSKYVMDYRYPLSGYQAFCMCLASMDSKLCCTV; this is translated from the exons ATGGCCGGTTGCATGAAAACCTCGATCTCGCTCCAGAATTCCTACACTTCGCTCTACCGCAATCCCCTCATGGAGCAGAAAAACTCCAACGAAGGCGCCGGCAATGCCGTTCCTCAAATACGCCGCAACTTAGCCGCAGCCACCGATGACAAAGAGAACTCTTCACCAAACGTCACCGTTAAAACGGATAGCAATGGTCGGAAATATGCAGCTGACATCTTGAAAGAATTCCCGAGTGCCAAGTCCCAAATGAGAGAGAATTTGCTGAAGCCTTCTTCACTTGAGCTCTGCATCAAGAAACACGAGCCCGACTCAAATGTCGGCCTCAGGGTTTGGGAATCGCTTGATTCCGGGAGATCCAACTCAGCCAATGTGTGGGACTACTCCGATTCAGAATCTGCGCCTGTATCGTCGTGGTCGACTTTGCCTAACAG AGCTTTGTTGTGTAGGCCTCTGCCAGTTGATGTTGGGAGGTGCACCTGCATTATAGTGAAGGAATCATCTCCAGATGGATTTGATGGTGGAACTTTATACACTTTATACACCAAT GAGGGCAAGGGGCGGCAAAACCGCAAACTTGCAGTGGCCCATCACCGGAGGCGAAGAGGGAGATCGGAATTCGTTGTTGCTCAAAGTGCAAGAGGCATTGTGGCTCCATCAGAAGATAGTCTGATTGGGGTAGTCACTTCTAACATCCTTGGATCCAAGTACCATATATGGGATCAG GGGCACTACTCCAACTCCTTAACCAAACACCCCAAATTGCTGGCTGCTGTCAA GTTTATGTCAACTGTATCAACATGGAGTGGGAATTACAGAAGCATGAAGGCATGGATACCAAAACACCAATCTATGCAGCTGAAGAATACAAATCAG ATACAACATATGAATGGATTGCCCACAGAATGGGAGGGAAGCAAGGATAGAGTTCATAACCTATTCTCAAAGGTCCCTATATACAATAAG TTTACACGACAGTACGAGTTAGACTTCAGAGACAGAGGAAGGGCAGGACTCAAAATCCAGAGCTCGGTTAAGAACTTTCAATTAACAATGGAG AAAAACGGAAAGCAAAGTATACTTCAACTTGGAAGGGTGGGGAAGTCTAAATATGTGATGGACTACAG GTATCCTTTAAGTGGTTATCAAGCCTTCTGCATGTGCTTGGCGTCCATGGACTCCAAACTCTGCTGCACCGTATAA